A region from the Rhizobium sp. ARZ01 genome encodes:
- the cobS gene encoding cobaltochelatase subunit CobS, with protein MSKMDLDISNLPDTTVSVREVFGIDTDIRVPAYSKADAYVPDLDPDYLFDRQTTLAILAGFAHNRRVMVSGYHGTGKSTHIEQVAARLNWPCVRVNLDSHVSRIDLVGKDAIVVKDGMQVTEFKDGILPWAYQHNVALVFDEYDAGRPDVMFVIQRVLESSGRLTLLDQSRVIRPHPAFRLFATANTVGLGDTTGLYHGTQQINQAQMDRWSIVTTLNYLPHDNEVDIVAAKVKALSGKKDGRETISRMVRVADLTRAAFINGDLSTVMSPRTVITWAENAEIFGDIAFAFRVTFLNKCDELERALVAEHYQRAFGVELKESAANIVLEATA; from the coding sequence ATGAGCAAGATGGATCTCGACATTTCAAACCTCCCGGATACCACAGTTTCGGTACGGGAGGTTTTCGGCATTGATACGGATATTCGCGTTCCCGCCTATTCGAAGGCGGATGCCTACGTGCCGGATCTCGATCCCGACTACCTGTTCGACCGCCAGACGACACTCGCAATTCTTGCGGGCTTCGCCCACAACCGTCGCGTGATGGTGTCCGGCTATCACGGCACCGGCAAGTCCACCCATATCGAGCAGGTGGCGGCCCGCCTCAACTGGCCGTGTGTCCGAGTCAACCTCGACAGCCATGTCAGCCGTATCGATCTCGTCGGCAAGGATGCGATCGTCGTCAAGGACGGCATGCAGGTCACCGAATTCAAGGACGGCATCCTGCCCTGGGCCTACCAGCACAACGTCGCGCTCGTTTTCGATGAGTACGACGCCGGCCGCCCGGACGTGATGTTCGTTATCCAGCGCGTTCTCGAATCCTCCGGCCGTCTGACGCTGCTTGACCAGAGCCGCGTTATCCGTCCGCACCCTGCCTTCCGCCTGTTCGCGACCGCCAACACGGTTGGCCTCGGCGACACGACCGGCCTCTATCACGGCACCCAGCAGATCAACCAGGCGCAGATGGACCGCTGGTCGATCGTGACCACGCTGAACTACCTGCCGCACGACAACGAAGTCGATATTGTCGCTGCCAAGGTGAAAGCGCTTTCCGGCAAGAAGGACGGTCGCGAGACCATTTCGCGCATGGTCCGCGTCGCCGACCTGACGCGTGCGGCGTTCATCAACGGCGATCTTTCGACCGTCATGAGCCCGCGCACCGTCATCACTTGGGCGGAGAATGCGGAAATCTTCGGCGATATCGCGTTCGCCTTCCGCGTCACCTTCCTCAACAAGTGCGATGAACTGGAGCGGGCACTGGTCGCCGAGCACTACCAGCGCGCCTTCGGTGTCGAGCTGAAGGAGAGCGCCGCCAACATCGTGCTGGAGGCGACGGCCTGA
- the cobT gene encoding cobaltochelatase subunit CobT has product MAARGDNSRPRPGAPVDVEPFRRALTGCVRSVAGDAEVEVVFANERPGMTGERIRLPELSKRPTLEELAVTRGLGDSMALRKACHDARIHATMSPPGTDARAVFDAVEQARVEAIGTNRMSGMAANINSMLSEKYARANFGAITRQADAPLEEAVALLVREKLTGQKPPASAGKVLDLWRDFIEDKAGTDFPDLQSAINDQQAFAKIVRHMLASMNVAEDIGEEDTEPDDQGSETEEDQPRSQEQDDSDSQEEAGDDAAPADENQAAEEQMEEGEMDGAEISDDDLADEEDDDSETPGEVRRPSIFGDFNEKVDYSVFTEEFDETISAEELCDESELDRLRAFLDKQLAHLQGAVGRLANRLQRRLMAQQNRSWEFDLEEGYLDSARLQRIIIDPMQPLSFKKEKDTNFRDTVVTLLIDNSGSMRGRPITVAATCADILARTLERCGVKVEILGFTTKAWKGGQSREKWLAGGKPQAPGRLNDLRHIIYKSADAPWRRARRNLGLMMREGLLKENIDGEALIWAHNRLLGRPEQRRILMMISDGAPVDDSTLSVNPGNYLERHLRAVIEQIETRSPVELLAIGIGHDVTRYYRRAVTIVDADELAGAMTEQLASLFADETTGRRRPGGLRRAG; this is encoded by the coding sequence ATGGCTGCTCGCGGTGACAATTCCAGGCCAAGACCGGGTGCCCCGGTGGATGTCGAGCCGTTTCGGCGGGCACTGACCGGCTGCGTCCGCTCGGTCGCCGGCGATGCCGAGGTCGAGGTGGTGTTCGCCAACGAGCGACCCGGCATGACCGGCGAGCGCATTCGCCTGCCGGAGCTTTCCAAGCGCCCGACACTGGAGGAGTTGGCCGTCACACGTGGGCTCGGCGACTCCATGGCGCTGCGCAAGGCCTGTCACGACGCCCGCATCCACGCCACGATGTCGCCGCCGGGCACGGACGCGCGCGCCGTCTTTGACGCGGTGGAGCAGGCCCGTGTCGAGGCGATCGGCACGAACCGCATGAGCGGCATGGCAGCCAACATCAATTCCATGCTGTCGGAGAAGTACGCCAGGGCCAACTTCGGCGCGATCACGCGCCAGGCCGATGCTCCGCTCGAAGAAGCGGTGGCGCTGCTGGTTCGCGAGAAGCTCACCGGACAGAAGCCGCCCGCATCCGCCGGCAAGGTGCTCGACCTCTGGCGCGATTTCATCGAGGACAAGGCGGGCACCGATTTCCCCGACCTGCAGTCGGCGATAAACGACCAGCAGGCTTTCGCGAAGATCGTTCGCCACATGCTGGCCTCCATGAACGTCGCCGAGGACATCGGCGAGGAGGACACCGAGCCGGACGATCAGGGCAGCGAGACCGAAGAGGACCAGCCGCGCAGCCAGGAGCAGGACGATAGCGACTCGCAGGAAGAAGCCGGCGACGACGCCGCACCTGCCGACGAGAACCAGGCCGCGGAAGAGCAGATGGAAGAAGGCGAGATGGACGGCGCGGAGATTTCCGACGACGATCTTGCCGATGAGGAAGACGACGACAGCGAAACACCCGGCGAAGTCCGCCGCCCAAGCATCTTCGGCGACTTCAACGAGAAGGTCGACTATTCGGTCTTCACCGAGGAGTTTGACGAGACCATTTCTGCCGAGGAGCTTTGCGACGAGTCGGAACTCGACCGGCTGCGCGCGTTCCTCGACAAGCAGCTGGCGCACCTGCAGGGCGCCGTGGGCCGGCTTGCCAACCGCCTGCAGCGCCGGCTGATGGCGCAGCAGAACCGCTCATGGGAATTCGATCTGGAGGAGGGATACCTTGACTCCGCCCGCCTGCAGCGCATCATCATCGATCCGATGCAGCCGCTCTCCTTCAAGAAGGAGAAGGATACAAACTTCCGCGACACGGTCGTGACGCTCCTGATCGACAATTCCGGGTCGATGCGTGGTCGCCCGATCACGGTCGCCGCCACCTGCGCCGATATCCTGGCCCGGACGCTTGAGCGCTGTGGCGTCAAGGTCGAGATCCTCGGCTTCACCACCAAGGCCTGGAAGGGCGGTCAGTCGCGCGAGAAGTGGCTGGCCGGAGGCAAGCCACAGGCGCCCGGTCGCCTCAACGACCTGCGCCACATCATCTACAAATCGGCGGATGCTCCGTGGCGCCGCGCCCGGCGAAACCTCGGCCTGATGATGCGCGAGGGGCTCTTGAAGGAGAACATCGACGGGGAGGCCTTGATCTGGGCGCACAACCGGCTTCTCGGCCGGCCCGAACAACGCCGCATTCTGATGATGATCTCCGATGGCGCGCCGGTGGACGATTCCACTCTGTCGGTCAATCCAGGCAACTATCTGGAACGCCACCTGCGCGCGGTGATCGAGCAGATCGAGACGCGCTCGCCGGTCGAGTTGTTGGCGATCGGAATCGGCCATGATGTCACCCGATACTATCGCCGCGCCGTGACGATCGTCGATGCTGATGAACTCGCCGGTGCGATGACGGAGCAGCTTGCCTCGCTTTTCGCCGACGAAACGACAGGCCGTAGACGGCCGGGCGGGCTTCGCCGCGCCGGCTGA
- a CDS encoding esterase-like activity of phytase family protein, which yields MKRLSTLFAIAFAATVVAAPSSATSVALEVESRVISHFGVGSSERAFGKLEFVGGITYSSPNSLLGAVSSIRFRPDGTHFVAGLDTGHWLTGAIQRDEEGALAGLSELHVTSMLNAEGQANGKKVQMDAEGLALAPGAAIVSYEQRHRVDVYPDPGFETSGPKRSYQIPFPRAELRSNRGFETLVVAPSDGPLAGAPVIVAERSLNKDGNLLAAVLDGPMKGTFSVVRNDPYDATDGAFLPNGDLLLLERRFRLSDGVGMRIRRIKAADIRPGAVADGEVLIDADMSHQIDNMEGLDVVQLPDGDIRIIVVSDDNHSILQRNLMLEFRLIGGTEHS from the coding sequence ATGAAGCGATTGTCCACCCTGTTTGCCATCGCCTTCGCCGCAACAGTCGTTGCTGCCCCCAGCTCTGCCACCAGCGTCGCGCTGGAGGTGGAGAGCCGGGTCATCTCGCACTTCGGTGTCGGCTCGAGTGAGCGCGCTTTTGGCAAGCTCGAATTCGTCGGCGGCATCACATATTCCTCGCCGAATTCGCTTTTGGGCGCGGTCTCCTCGATACGCTTTCGTCCCGACGGCACACATTTCGTTGCGGGGCTCGACACCGGTCATTGGCTGACTGGGGCCATCCAGCGCGACGAAGAGGGGGCACTTGCGGGTCTCTCCGAACTGCATGTCACGTCAATGCTGAACGCGGAGGGCCAGGCCAACGGCAAGAAGGTGCAGATGGATGCCGAAGGCCTTGCCCTTGCTCCAGGGGCAGCGATCGTCAGCTACGAGCAGCGCCACAGGGTGGATGTCTATCCTGATCCCGGCTTCGAGACGTCAGGTCCAAAGCGCAGTTACCAGATTCCCTTTCCTCGTGCCGAACTGAGAAGCAATCGTGGCTTCGAGACGCTGGTGGTAGCGCCTTCGGACGGGCCGCTTGCGGGCGCGCCGGTGATCGTCGCAGAGCGCAGCCTGAACAAGGACGGCAACCTGCTGGCGGCGGTCCTTGACGGACCGATGAAGGGCACGTTCTCCGTTGTGCGCAACGATCCCTATGATGCGACCGATGGTGCCTTCCTGCCCAATGGCGACCTGCTCCTGCTCGAGCGTCGATTCCGTCTCTCGGACGGTGTCGGCATGCGCATCCGCCGCATCAAGGCGGCGGACATCCGGCCGGGTGCGGTTGCGGATGGGGAGGTTCTGATCGATGCCGATATGAGCCACCAGATCGACAACATGGAAGGTTTGGATGTGGTCCAGCTGCCGGACGGCGATATCCGCATCATTGTCGTCTCCGACGACAACCACTCGATCCTTCAGCGCAATCTCATGCTGGAGTTCCGCCTGATCGGCGGAACGGAGCATTCCTGA
- a CDS encoding VUT family protein, with translation MQANRITLIYVLLMTLVVVASNILVQYPLPWTLFGVNLGDILTFGAFSYPVAFLVTDLTNRQFGPRVARKVVIAGFAVAILFSFAVASPRIAIASGSAFLLGQLLDISVFNTLRRQTWWRAPLVGSLIGSALDTLIFFSVAFAPVFSVFGPNEPFAIESAPILGILTAEAQRWISWALTDFGVKVLMGLVMLLPYGALMSTLKPMPSVEKATA, from the coding sequence ATGCAAGCGAACCGCATTACCCTTATCTACGTTCTCCTGATGACGCTCGTCGTCGTCGCCTCCAACATCCTCGTCCAGTACCCGCTGCCGTGGACGCTCTTCGGCGTCAATCTCGGGGATATCCTCACCTTCGGCGCCTTCAGCTACCCGGTAGCCTTCCTTGTCACCGACCTGACAAACCGCCAATTCGGCCCCAGGGTTGCACGCAAGGTAGTGATCGCCGGCTTTGCCGTCGCGATCCTGTTCTCCTTCGCCGTCGCCTCCCCGCGCATTGCGATCGCCTCCGGCTCGGCGTTCCTGCTGGGCCAGTTGCTCGACATCTCGGTGTTCAACACCCTGCGCCGCCAGACCTGGTGGCGTGCGCCGCTGGTAGGCTCGCTGATCGGCTCAGCACTCGACACCCTGATCTTCTTCTCGGTTGCGTTCGCGCCGGTCTTCTCGGTCTTCGGCCCGAATGAACCCTTCGCAATCGAGAGTGCACCGATCCTGGGAATTCTTACGGCCGAGGCACAGCGCTGGATTTCCTGGGCGCTCACCGATTTCGGCGTCAAGGTGCTCATGGGCCTCGTCATGCTTCTGCCCTACGGCGCGCTGATGAGCACGCTGAAGCCTATGCCTAGCGTGGAGAAAGCGACAGCGTAA